The proteins below are encoded in one region of Manis javanica isolate MJ-LG chromosome 8, MJ_LKY, whole genome shotgun sequence:
- the FLRT2 gene encoding leucine-rich repeat transmembrane protein FLRT2, with protein sequence MGLQTAPWPSPGAFFLKSWLLISLGLYSQVSKLLACPSVCRCDRNFVYCNERSLTSVPLGIPEGVTVLYLHNNQINNAGFPAELHNVQSVHTVYLYGNQLDEFPMNLPKNVRVLHLQENNIQTISRAALAQLLKLEELHLDDNSISTVGVEDGAFREAVSLKLLFLSKNHLSSVPVGLPVDLQELRVDENRIAVISDMAFQNLTSLERLIVDGNLLTNKGIAEGTFSHLTKLKEFSIIRNSLSHPPPDLPGTHLIRLYLQDNQINHIPLTAFSNLRKLERLDISNNQLRMLTQGVFDNLSNLKQLTARNNPWFCDCSIKWVTEWLKYIPSSLNVRGFMCQGPEQVRGMAVRELNMNLLSCPTTTPGLPLFTPVPSTASPTSQPPTLSVPTPSRSPPPLTPITSKLPTIPSWDGRERVSPPISERIQLSIHFVNDTSIQVGWLSLFTVMAYKLTWVKMGHSLVGGIVQERIVSGEKQHLSLVNLEPRSTYRICLVPLDAFNYRTVEDTICSEATTHASYLNNGSNTASSHEQTTSHSVGSPFLLAGLIGGAVIFVLVVLLSVFCWHMHKKGRYTSQKWKYNRGRRKDDYCEAGTKKDNSILEMTETSFQIVSLNNDQLLKGDFRLQPIYTPNGGINYTDCHIPNNIRFCNSSVPDLEHCHT encoded by the coding sequence ATGGGCCTACAGACCGCACCGTGGCCCAGCCCTGGGGCTTTTTTCCTGAAATCTTGGCTTCTCATTTCCCTGGGGCTCTATTCACAAGTGTCAAAACTCCTGGCGTGCCCCAGCGTGTGCCGCTGCGACAGGAACTTTGTCTACTGTAACGAGCGAAGCTTGACCTCAGTGCCTCTTGGGATCCCGGAGGGCGTCACCGTACTCTACCTCCACAACAACCAAATTAATAATGCTGGATTTCCTGCGGAACTGCACAACGTACAGTCGGTGCACACCGTCTACCTTTATGGGAACCAACTGGATGAGTTCCCCATGAACCTTCCCAAGAATGTCAGAGTTCTCCATTTGCAGGAAAACAACATTCAGACCATTTCACGGGCGGCTCTTGCCCAGCTCCTGAAGCTGGAAGAACTCCACCTGGATGACAACTCGATATCCACAGTGGGGGTGGAGGACGGGGCCTTCCGGGAGGCTGTTAGCCTCAAATTGCTGTTTCTATCCAAGAATCACCTGAGCAGCGTGCCAGTCGGGCTTCCTGTGGATTTGCAGGAGCTGAGAGTGGATGAAAATCGAATCGCTGTCATATCAGACATGGCCTTTCAGAACCTCACAAGCTTGGAGCGCCTGATTGTGGATGGGAACCTCCTGACCAACAAGGGCATCGCCGAGGGCACCTTCAGCCATCTCACCAAGCTCAAGGAGTTTTCAATCATCCGGAATTCGCTCTCTCACCCGCCTCCTGATCTCCCAGGTACGCATCTTATCAGGCTCTATCTGCAGGACAACCAGATAAACCACATCCCTTTGACAGCCTTCTCAAATCTCCGAAAGCTGGAGCGGCTAGATATATCCAACAACCAGCTGCGCATGCTGACTCAAGGAGTCTTTGATAATCTCTCCAACCTGAAGCAGCTCACTGCTCGGAACAACCCTTGGTTCTGTGACTGCAGTATTAAGTGGGTCACGGAATGGCTCAAATATATCCCTTCATCTCTCAATGTGCGCGGTTTCATGTGCCAAGGTCCCGAGCAGGTCCGGGGGATGGCTGTCAGGGAGCTGAATATGAACCTTTTGTCGTGTCCCACCACGACCCCCGGGCTGCCCCTCTTCACCCCTGTGCCGAGCACGGCTTCGCCAACCTCTCAGCCGCCCACACTGtccgtccccacccccagcagaagCCCTCCGCCCCTGACGCCTATCACGTCGAAGCTTCCCACCATCCCCAGCTGGGACGGCAGGGAAAGAGTGAGCCCACCCATTTCAGAACGGATCCAACTCTCCATCCATTTTGTGAATGACACTTCCATACAAGTCGGCTGGCTCTCACTCTTCACGGTGATGGCGTACAAACTCACGTGGGTGAAGATGGGCCACAGTTTAGTCGGGGGCATCGTTCAGGAGCGCATAGTCAGCGGTGAGAAGCAGCACTTAAGCCTGGTTAATTTAGAGCCCAGATCCACCTATCGGATTTGTTTGGTGCCCCTGGATGCCTTTAACTACCGAACGGTAGAAGATACCATTTGTTCTGAGGCCACCACCCACGCCTCCTATTTAAACAATGGCAGTAACACTGCTTCCAGCCACGAGCAGACGACCTCCCACAGCGTGGGCTCCCCTTTTCTGCTGGCGGGCCTGATCGGGGGTGCGGTGATATTCGTGCTCGTGGTCTTGCTCAGCGTCTTTTGCTGGCACATGCACAAAAAGGGCCGCTACACCTCCCAGAAGTGGAAATACAACCGAGGCCGGCGGAAAGATGACTATTGTGAGGCAGGAACCAAGAAGGACAATTCCATCCTGGAGATGACAGAAACCAGCTTTCAGATTGTCTCCTTAAATAACGATCAGCTCCTTAAAGGAGATTTCAGACTGCAGCCCATTTACACCCCGAATGGGGGCATTAATTACACAGACTGCCATATCCCCAACAACATACGGTTCTGCAACAGCAGTGTGCCGGACCTGGAGCACTGCCACACGTGA